From Fundidesulfovibrio terrae, a single genomic window includes:
- a CDS encoding MBL fold metallo-hydrolase RNA specificity domain-containing protein: protein MKIKFLGAAKTVTGSCYVLETGGTRFAVDCGLHQGNREIEARNADISVYQPRKIDFFLITHAHMDHSGLLPRMVRHGFSGKVFVTSATKDLLWLMLQDSAHIQEMEAEWANRKNARRGGKPVEPLYTQADAAAVMPMMQVIEYNVPFEPAPGVKVVYRDAGHILGSAFIEIWVTENGTANKLVFSGDLGRPDQLLINDPKFAEEANYLFLESTYGDRDHKDFGSSLDEMAEAISFSYAHGEKVIIPAFAVERTQEVLYSLHMLGKSGKLPKDMPVYVDSPLAIRATEVFRQHPEYMDADIKSLLISGEDPFTLPNLKFTLTADESRAINTADGPAVVISASGMCNAGRVKHHLRHNLWRKGASVVFVGYQGQGTPGRKIVDGAKTLKLLGEDVQVAAKVWTIGGFSAHAGQSQILDWLRHFKKNGMEVFLVHGENGAMNTLSGLIESRFGFTVHKPEYLEECTLKPGLTTAVTLDTERAMPKVDWSFILGDTEAKFQLLKQRLDRAGERPWVDQVELRDRLLDVNKDLMELISQM from the coding sequence ATGAAGATCAAGTTCCTGGGAGCGGCCAAGACCGTCACCGGTTCATGCTACGTGCTGGAGACCGGCGGCACGCGCTTCGCCGTGGATTGCGGCCTGCATCAGGGCAACCGCGAAATCGAGGCCCGCAACGCCGACATCTCGGTCTACCAGCCCCGAAAGATCGACTTTTTCCTCATCACTCACGCTCACATGGACCACTCGGGGCTTCTGCCGCGCATGGTGCGCCACGGCTTTTCGGGCAAAGTCTTCGTCACCTCGGCCACCAAGGATCTGCTTTGGCTCATGCTCCAGGACAGCGCCCATATCCAGGAGATGGAGGCCGAATGGGCCAACCGCAAGAACGCCCGGCGCGGCGGCAAGCCCGTGGAGCCGCTCTACACCCAGGCGGACGCTGCGGCGGTCATGCCCATGATGCAGGTGATCGAATACAACGTGCCTTTTGAGCCCGCCCCGGGCGTCAAGGTGGTCTACCGCGACGCCGGGCACATCCTGGGCTCGGCCTTCATCGAGATATGGGTCACCGAGAACGGCACCGCCAACAAGCTGGTGTTCTCCGGCGACCTGGGCCGTCCCGACCAGCTGCTCATCAACGACCCGAAATTCGCCGAGGAGGCCAACTACCTCTTCCTGGAATCCACCTACGGCGACCGCGACCACAAGGATTTCGGGTCAAGCTTGGATGAAATGGCCGAGGCCATCTCCTTCTCCTACGCCCACGGCGAGAAGGTGATCATCCCGGCCTTCGCGGTGGAGCGCACTCAGGAGGTGCTCTATTCGCTGCACATGCTCGGCAAGAGCGGAAAGCTCCCCAAGGACATGCCCGTCTACGTGGACAGCCCCCTGGCCATTCGGGCCACGGAGGTCTTCCGCCAGCATCCTGAGTACATGGACGCCGACATCAAGAGCTTGCTCATAAGCGGCGAGGATCCTTTCACCCTGCCCAACCTCAAGTTCACCCTCACGGCGGACGAATCCCGGGCCATCAACACCGCCGACGGCCCGGCCGTGGTCATTTCGGCAAGCGGCATGTGCAACGCCGGGCGCGTGAAGCACCACCTGCGCCACAACCTCTGGCGCAAGGGCGCAAGCGTCGTGTTCGTGGGCTACCAGGGACAGGGCACGCCAGGGCGCAAGATCGTGGACGGAGCCAAGACGCTCAAGCTCCTGGGCGAGGACGTGCAGGTGGCCGCCAAGGTCTGGACCATCGGCGGCTTCTCGGCCCACGCGGGCCAGAGCCAGATTCTCGATTGGCTCAGGCATTTCAAGAAGAATGGCATGGAGGTGTTCCTGGTTCACGGCGAAAACGGGGCCATGAACACCTTGTCCGGGCTTATCGAATCGCGCTTCGGGTTCACGGTGCACAAGCCGGAATACCTCGAGGAATGCACGCTCAAGCCGGGACTGACCACGGCCGTGACCCTGGACACCGAGCGGGCCATGCCCAAAGTGGACTGGAGCTTCATCCTGGGCGACACCGAGGCCAAGTTCCAGTTGCTCAAGCAGCGCCTGGACAGGGCAGGGGAGCGCCCCTGGGTGGATCAGGTGGAGCTGCGCGACAGGCTGCTGGACGTCAACAAAGACCTGATGGAGCTGATTTCGCAGATGTAA
- a CDS encoding SGNH/GDSL hydrolase family protein — MNTFNLRQRRPSRRIRISTCILALLSLAVLGEVYLRIFPSPAVRIQVLDHHRFRSEITAEYDPVLGFLLKKGVALQGFPHNSRGFIGPEFAVPKPRGIFRIFCFGGSTTLGAGVDSPIYSYPALLQAMFDKTPLSGGKKVEVVNGGVFGYHSLHTAIRASFYPDAYRPDACVIMDGLNDLDAVRALTLDQLSRFDAWRGLGRSSGSDPVSGTASWALALLKRSMLFELAWGSAVSSGYEPLAGYGIERIDEKFRLFGYRDNLQQAISLLREKGVVPVLVDEPMRMAPGSSKTAPASVRINSDLEELLRFGRERIRSENALLAGENETLLIDPQRIFDGFLHDAKAVRRAWADDLHLTRYGYYLVAREVYRSLLEDKRICRELGASGPLPDSELDRLFDGIMAWRPADGAGRISAEKALDPSGITVKGAVDSVPDKDGWAFYGVDGGGTEGEITLTLDSAPETFKVFPRILERDDSVVIEKFGVNGERTELFALKKPENDDLWSPESSWYEVTVPRDGFPAGRLVIRLTGKNAQLWHAGRAILFR, encoded by the coding sequence ATGAATACATTCAATTTGCGGCAACGCAGACCTTCACGCCGGATCCGGATTTCGACATGTATCCTGGCCCTGCTGTCGCTTGCCGTGCTCGGCGAAGTGTATCTCAGGATTTTCCCTTCGCCGGCCGTGCGGATTCAAGTGCTCGACCATCACAGGTTTCGTTCCGAAATAACCGCCGAGTATGATCCCGTGCTGGGGTTTCTCCTGAAAAAAGGAGTGGCGCTGCAGGGTTTTCCCCACAACTCACGTGGTTTCATCGGGCCGGAATTCGCCGTGCCGAAGCCGAGAGGGATTTTCCGGATTTTCTGTTTCGGAGGTTCCACGACGCTCGGCGCCGGAGTCGACTCGCCGATCTATTCCTATCCGGCGCTCTTGCAGGCCATGTTCGACAAGACTCCTCTTTCGGGAGGCAAAAAGGTCGAGGTGGTGAACGGCGGAGTGTTCGGATACCACTCGTTGCACACAGCCATACGTGCTTCATTCTATCCGGATGCGTACAGGCCGGACGCCTGCGTCATCATGGACGGGCTCAACGATCTGGATGCGGTCAGGGCGCTCACCCTCGATCAACTGTCTCGTTTCGACGCATGGAGAGGGTTAGGGCGGTCGTCCGGGAGTGATCCGGTCAGTGGAACTGCCTCCTGGGCCCTTGCGCTCCTGAAACGATCCATGCTGTTCGAGTTGGCGTGGGGCAGTGCTGTCTCAAGCGGCTACGAGCCCTTGGCCGGGTACGGCATAGAGAGGATAGACGAAAAATTCAGGCTTTTCGGGTATCGGGACAATCTTCAGCAAGCCATTTCGCTCTTGAGGGAAAAAGGTGTCGTGCCGGTGCTGGTGGACGAGCCCATGAGGATGGCTCCGGGCAGTAGCAAAACGGCTCCCGCATCCGTGCGGATCAACTCCGATCTGGAGGAGCTTCTGCGCTTCGGGCGCGAGAGAATCCGTAGTGAGAACGCTCTGCTGGCAGGCGAAAACGAGACCCTGCTCATCGATCCCCAGAGGATATTCGACGGCTTTCTGCACGACGCCAAGGCGGTTCGCAGGGCCTGGGCCGACGATCTGCACCTGACGCGATACGGATATTATCTCGTCGCACGGGAGGTCTACCGGAGTCTTCTGGAAGACAAACGAATTTGCCGGGAACTCGGAGCAAGCGGCCCCCTGCCGGATTCCGAGCTGGACAGGCTTTTCGACGGCATCATGGCTTGGCGCCCGGCGGACGGGGCCGGAAGGATTTCGGCCGAAAAAGCTCTCGATCCCTCCGGCATCACTGTGAAAGGCGCCGTGGATTCGGTACCGGACAAGGACGGTTGGGCTTTTTACGGCGTGGACGGTGGCGGAACGGAAGGGGAGATCACACTCACCCTGGATAGTGCCCCGGAAACGTTCAAGGTGTTCCCCCGGATTCTCGAGCGTGACGACAGTGTCGTTATCGAAAAGTTCGGCGTGAATGGTGAGAGAACGGAGCTTTTTGCGTTGAAGAAACCCGAGAATGACGACCTATGGAGTCCGGAATCGTCTTGGTACGAAGTGACGGTCCCCAGAGACGGTTTTCCGGCGGGGCGGTTGGTTATCCGGCTGACGGGGAAAAACGCGCAGCTCTGGCATGCTGGCCGAGCCATTCTCTTCCGATGA
- a CDS encoding SGNH/GDSL hydrolase family protein yields MALRFKTLRRLALVSMLVLTVVEVLCRTLPLPDPRFQLLDHHKFSWEINAETDRLLGFRLKKSMTAYGVRLNAFGFVGPEFEVPKPSGTFRIFCLGGSTTLGVGADGDRYAYPALLQQMFDRTVEGPARHVEVINGGVFGYNTIHTALRVTKRLDAFQPDMYVIMDGLNDQGLAKALPLTKLVRLRKALDIPWEPRPPSYGFLAGVADSLPNLTSFVILREYILAALGYQESGYGLTDVCGKVELLGYRKNLQVAINHAKRKGIVPVLVDEPMQTPALGNDCASPPEIGNPDLAELLSLCARTIYSDNRALSEANSVALVEPLATLMGVSRMPDTPRVWADDLHLARYGNYLLAREIYRKLMGMQEIQAATRSTSPLPDTVLDGMFQEIWK; encoded by the coding sequence ATGGCCCTGAGATTCAAGACGTTGCGTCGCCTTGCACTTGTGAGCATGCTGGTCCTGACAGTGGTTGAGGTCCTATGCCGGACTTTGCCTCTGCCTGATCCGCGTTTCCAACTGCTCGACCATCATAAGTTCAGCTGGGAAATCAATGCCGAGACAGACAGACTGCTCGGTTTCAGATTAAAGAAGAGCATGACAGCGTACGGGGTCCGGCTGAACGCTTTCGGTTTTGTCGGACCCGAGTTCGAGGTTCCCAAACCGTCCGGAACCTTCCGCATCTTCTGCCTCGGCGGCTCGACGACGCTCGGTGTCGGCGCTGACGGCGACCGCTATGCATATCCAGCATTGCTCCAGCAGATGTTCGACAGGACGGTCGAGGGCCCCGCCAGGCACGTTGAAGTGATCAACGGCGGAGTTTTCGGGTACAACACCATCCATACCGCCCTCAGGGTAACCAAACGGCTCGACGCCTTCCAGCCGGACATGTACGTCATCATGGACGGCTTGAACGACCAGGGGCTGGCCAAGGCCTTGCCCCTGACGAAGCTGGTACGTCTGCGCAAAGCCCTGGACATCCCTTGGGAGCCCAGGCCGCCGTCATACGGTTTTCTGGCGGGAGTGGCGGATTCGCTGCCAAACCTGACTTCTTTCGTCATCCTGCGGGAGTACATCCTGGCGGCCTTGGGATATCAGGAGTCAGGCTACGGGCTGACGGACGTGTGCGGCAAGGTCGAGCTTCTCGGCTACAGGAAGAATCTTCAGGTAGCCATCAATCACGCCAAGAGGAAGGGGATAGTGCCCGTCCTGGTGGATGAGCCCATGCAGACGCCCGCGCTGGGGAACGACTGCGCGTCGCCCCCCGAAATCGGCAATCCGGACCTCGCGGAACTGCTCTCCCTGTGCGCCAGGACCATCTATTCGGACAACCGGGCTTTGTCCGAAGCCAACAGCGTCGCGCTCGTGGAACCCCTTGCCACACTCATGGGAGTCTCCCGGATGCCGGATACGCCGCGGGTCTGGGCCGACGACCTGCATCTGGCGCGTTACGGGAACTACCTGCTGGCGAGGGAGATTTACCGGAAGTTGATGGGGATGCAGGAAATCCAGGCGGCGACTCGATCGACGAGTCCTTTGCCGGACACGGTCCTGGACGGAATGTTCCAGGAAATCTGGAAGTAG